From Scyliorhinus canicula chromosome 15, sScyCan1.1, whole genome shotgun sequence:
AGCCAGGAGTCAGATGCACTGTCACACATGTACCCGAGTCTAGTGCACTGTCACACATGTACCATGAGTTAGGTGCACTGTAACACATGTACCATGAGTCAGGTGCACTGTCACACATGTACCATGAGTCAGGTGCACTGTCACACATGTACCATGAGTCAGGTGCACTGTCACACATTTACCCGAGTCAGGTGCACTGCCACACACATGCCAGGATCGTAGTTCACTACCACACACGTGCCAGGATCCGAGTTCACTGCCACACATGTGTCAGGATTCGAGTGCACTGCCATGCATGTGTCAGGATTCGAGTGCACTGCCATGCATGTGTCAGGATCCGCGTGCACAGCCACGCATGTTTCAGGATCCGAGTGCACAGCCATCAGGAAGGTCAagggtagcagacacatgggaatcccaccacctggaggttccactccaagtcactcgccatcctgatttggaaagctgtcgctgggtcaaaatcctggaactccctccctaatagcactctaGGTTTACGTACACTTCAGGGAAATGCAGTGATGCAAgaaagcggctcaccaccaccttctgaagggcaatttgagatgagcaataaatgctggcctaaccagtgatccccacatcccgtaaatgaataaagaaaaaatgaTTCTTGCAGCACAAATGGAGactatcctgcccattgtggctgTGCTACCTCTTGAATGAGCTATCCAAGTAGTCCCATTCTCCTACTCTTGCCCCATAACCCTGCCCATTCACCATCACattcacttttgaaagttcccactgaatctgcttccactgcccttcaaacagcacattccagatcacaacacatTGTCAATATAAATGTTTTCCACAGAGGAACATAGGAGTTGGATgcagaattaggcaattcagctcttcgagcttgctccaccattcagtgagatcatagcTGACCTCGTCTTGGTCTCAAATTTATCTCCCTAACTGTTCCCCatttccctttaacccattttaaatcagaaatatatttatctccttgatttaatgactcagactgcACCGGAGTATGAGGCAGAAGTTCTAgaagttcaccaccctctgcaagaagtagttcctcctcatctcagttttaaatctactgtcTCTcagcctatatctgtgacctcttgttctagattgccccagaaGGGGGAACATTTTGTCTATATTTACTCTATcagtcccttttagtattttgtatacctcgatcagatcctctctcattcttctaaactccagcgagtataaacccaaactgttcaaactctcctcatacatcaaccccttcatccccggaatcaatctagtgaatctcctctgaccggcttccaatgccatcacatccttcctcaaataaggagaacaaaactagaCACAATATcccagatgtggtcttaccaacaccccgtacaattgcaacaacacttctctactcgTACACCAGTCCATTTGCTTTTTTTACTGcaggctgtacctgcatactgactttctgtgattcatgaacaaagacacccagatcccctgcacagacgcattttgaatctgctttccattaagataataatttgcctttctatttttttcgaccaaaatggataacctcgcacttatccacattaaactccatctgccaaattttggcccaatctccgagcctatctatgtctgtctgtaaactctttatctcctcttcactgcctgctttcccacctattttagtatcatctgcaaattttgctatgcTGCACTCTGTCCCAGATATGTTTCTTTTGGGATTTGTCTTAAATTTGCCTTCctctcagcttaattcagctgaaagtgctgcatagggcgcacatgacgggggccaggatgagccggttctttgggggtaaggacaggtgtgggaggtgttcgggaggcccggcgaaccacacccatatgttttgggcatatccagcgttggaggggttttggaaggggatggcgggaactttgtccaaggtggtcggttccagggtggagccgggctgggggctcgcggtctttggggtagcatcggagccgggagtgcaggaggcgagagaggccggtacactGGCCTTTGCATCTGTAGTAgtccggcgtaggattctcttacagtggaaggatgcgaagcctccgagcccggaggcctggatcaatgacatgaccgggttcatcaggctggaaaagattaagtttgccctgagggggtcggtacaagggttcttccggcggtggcagccttttctcgatttcctggcggagaaGGAGgatggtcagtctcagcagcaaccgcgggggggggggttcaggatttgttaagggggtttgtttttgcgacggtgtgtttgctatattttttctttttctttcttgtattgttattagttattaatttattactttgtattgggggggggatttctgtttctgtttagttttacaccttgtttacgTTAACTGTTGGGaagaaatttgttgttgaaaaatttgaatgaaaattattttttttttaaaaaattgccttCCTCTATCACATctctccttaaccttctctgctctaacaaTCCCAGCTTCGTCAAACTTTCTGTAAAAAACTGAAAATCCTTATCGCTGGAACAATCTGATAAATCTTTGCTGTTTGTTCCTTTCAAAGTATTTCTAACTTTTCTCTTTTTACTCCCTTAAACTACTCTACTTCTCTTCCTATCTTCACTTCTCATTCAGTCtcttctttccttctctcttctctctctatgAGAGGCACCGTGGTtagacctgctgcctcacagtgccagggatctgggctgATTCTGTCTTTgaggggtttgcacgttctccctgtgtctgcgtgggtttcctccgggtgctcccgtttcctcccacagtccaaagatgtgcagctttggtggattggccatgataaattgtccattaggtggggttatgggtttacagggcgggggagtgggcctaggtagggtgctctttcaggggatcggagcagactcaatgagccaaatggcctccttctgcactgtaggaattttatggttctatCCTTTCATTTCCTTTGTCTTCTTTTGATTGGTTAAGGGCCTCAGTTTCAGACAGCTGTTGGCCTTGTGGCAATGTCACCCTGAGCATCAAATCAGGACCTGGAATGTAACTTTAAAGAGTTTCTATGCTAACATGAGGCTGCGCAGAAGGCCCCACATAGCCTCAGCAACTGAACAGGAATGAGAAATACATCTTCTGGAATGACACAAAGACAGGACAGCAACGGTCACACACAAGCTCTCAAATGTAACAGAATTAAGGTCCTACCTGAGTTCTTTCTCCCTTTGATCTCTTCGGCAGCACTTGGACTGCTGTCACCCTGGGTATTGTTGGGTGGAGAGCTCAGGGCTGACTTGCAATGGCCCGAAGACTTGGCATGTGGCCCACTGGGGATGTGTTTCCTCCGTTTCTTGGGGAGTTTTTGCTTGGCCATTGCCAGGGAATAATACATTCCAAAGTTATTGACAATGACTGGCACAGGCATCGCAATGGTAAGCACACCAGCCAGGGCACACAGTGCTCCCACTAACATACCTGACCATGTCTGGGGGTACATGTCACCATAACCAAGGGTAGTCATGGTGACAACTGCCCACCAGAAGCCAATGGGGATATTTTTGAAGTGAGTGGGACTCTCACTGTTAGGGTTTTCccccagcctctctgcatagtaGATCATTGTGGCAAAGATGAGGATTCCCAGAGCGAGGAAGATGATAAGTAAGAGGAACTCATTGGTGCTGGCTCTTAAGGTGTGTCCCAACACCCTCAATCCCACAAAGTGCCGGGTCAGCTTGAAGATCCGTAGAATCCGGACAAACCTGACAACCCGAAGGAAGCCCAGAACATCCCTTGCTGCCTTGGAGGTCAGCCCACGAAGTGCCAGCTCCAGgtagaagggcagaatggccacaAAGTCAATGAGATTCAGCATGTTCTTAATAAACAGCAGTTTATTGGGGCAGAAGGAAATACGGACCAAGAACTCGAGAGTGAACCACACGACACACATGCCTTCCACATACATGAGCGCAGGTTCTGTCACCACttcatacacattcaccagttgAGTGCtgttcccaactcctgtactttCTGTCAAGttaatgatcttgttgaatgcttCGTGTGTCTCAAGGCAAAAGGCGGTGATTGACAGGAGGATGAAAAAGAGGGACACAAAAGCAATAAGCTGCAAAAGAAAAATAATGCGGGTCAGACAAAAGTCAGAATCAGAGCTTCAAATCTGCTATAGCCACACAAGAATGAGTTACTGCCTGGTGAAAGGAGATTATCTGAAGGTGCGGAAGAAATATACACAGGTTGTGGATATGCTGGCTTTACTAGCTTGCAACCTTTTCTTAAATACTTTTCTCCTGATTGTCGAATGTCGACTATATCAACAACAATAAAATGAATTTACATAGCATCTTTAATCAGCAAAGTAGCACATTGAAAACAATTGATGAACCAATCTATCCTTTTTAAGATCCTTGTCAGTGAAATTCTCCCATTTGATCACTCAGGATGTAACTCATTGAACAACACTATCCTGGATCATTGTTGCCTAGCTCAACTTGTTCTGTCACTCAACAATTTCacctttaacttgtctcacttcctgcCGATAAAAGGTGCGGTTATGGGTACCCACATGGACCCCGGCGACGCATGTTTTtttgtggggtatgtggaacattccgtTCTCCAGTTTTACTCAGGTTCCCTCCCCACAACTCTTTCTCTGTTCCAGCGATGACAGTATTGGCGCCGCTTCATGCTCTCGTCTGGACCTGGGAAAACTTAccgattttgcttccaatttccactcctctctcacctttgcatggtccatctccgacacttccTTTCCTTGACCTTACTGTCTCTATTTCTTTCCCTcaccctgtcagcattccacagggaccGTTCCCTCCATGACACCCggatccactcctccatcacccaacTCCTCATCCCATTTCCCATGGTACATTCCCAAGCAATCTCCATACAGTTGCAGAATGTGCAACACCTACCCCTTTACCTCGTCCCTCCTCACCGTCCAACACCTGCCCCGTTACCTCCCCCACTCACCTTGCAAAGcaccaaacactcctttcaggtggAGCAGCCATTCACTTacacttctttcaatttaataataataatcttcattgtcacaagtaggtttacattaacactgcaatgaagttactgtgaaaagcccctagtctccacatttcggcgcctgtttgggtacacagagggagaattcagactgttcaAATTACCtcacaacacgtctttcaggactcgtgggaggaaactggagcacctggaggaaacccacacagacacggggagaacgtgcagactccacacagacagtgacccaagccgggaatcgaaccagggaccctgaccctgtgaagccatagtgctaaccactatgctacccataTTTAGTctactgcattcactgctcccaattaGGTCTtcccattgggcagcacagtagcacaagtggatagcactgtggcctgacagcgctagggtcccatgtttgatttccctgctgggtcactgtctgtgcggaggctgcacgttctccccgtgtctgcatgggtttcctccgggtgctccggtttgctcccacagtccaaagacgtgcaggttaggtggattggccatgataaattgcccttagtgaccaaaaaggttaggaggggttattgagttacggggatagggtggaagtggcttaagtgggtcggtgcaggctcgatgggccgaatggcctccttctgcactgtatgttctatgataggcTTGAAAGGGTCTAAACGGGGCGAAGTTCCAGACATCAGTGTCCTCACCCCACTatgaggccaaatggcctccttctgcactgtatgttctatgttctctacacTGGGGAGATTAAACACTCACTCGGTAACTGCTTTCaggaacaccttcactcagtccgcaagcatgatctagaccttcctgttgcttgccattttaattcacaCTCTCATACCCGCATttctctgcttgtcctgctgcagtgttggactataagatgtaggagcagaagtaagccattcagcccatcgtgtctgcgtcgCGAATCAATGagttcatggctaatctgatatgataatcttcAACCCCACTTTCTCCCCTTATCCCcacaccctcgattccctcacttattaaaaatctgtctatctcagccttgaacaagcTTAACGACCCAGCTCTCTGAGgagaagaattccacagattctctaccctctgagagaagaaattcctct
This genomic window contains:
- the kcnc4 gene encoding potassium voltage-gated channel subfamily C member 4 encodes the protein MISSVCVSSYRGRKAGNKAPSKPCLKTEMAKGEDSERITINVGGTRHETYKSTLQTLPGTRLAVLTEPGAQGNFDFDHKSRQFFFDRHPGIFAYVLNYYRTGKLHCPADVCGPLFEEELAFWGLDETDVEPCCWVSYRQHREAEEALDIFQPPDGDGADRDEETGVEPDPGRSLGLGDGSSKPSAPANCWRKWRPKIWALFEDPYSSRAARLIAFVSLFFILLSITAFCLETHEAFNKIINLTESTGVGNSTQLVNVYEVVTEPALMYVEGMCVVWFTLEFLVRISFCPNKLLFIKNMLNLIDFVAILPFYLELALRGLTSKAARDVLGFLRVVRFVRILRIFKLTRHFVGLRVLGHTLRASTNEFLLLIIFLALGILIFATMIYYAERLGENPNSESPTHFKNIPIGFWWAVVTMTTLGYGDMYPQTWSGMLVGALCALAGVLTIAMPVPVIVNNFGMYYSLAMAKQKLPKKRRKHIPSGPHAKSSGHCKSALSSPPNNTQGDSSPSAAEEIKGRKNSDSKQNGEANMALSDEESAALNQPLTPDENRMQKYSSTRDRSKKGSACFLLTPENCKDVLKVNYTQAEVITLS